From Vreelandella neptunia, the proteins below share one genomic window:
- a CDS encoding aldo/keto reductase, translated as MQYRQLGRTGIQVSPYCLGTMMFGRIANADHDECVGMIHKAIDFGINFIDTADAYHQGESEEIVGKALKGRRDDVVLATKASLPMGDDPNRRGGSRRWLTRAVEDSLRRLQTDHIDLYQIHRLAPDTDIEETLSVLTDLMREGKVRAIGASTVPASAIVEAQWVAERRGLARFRTEQPPYSILNRSIEREVLPTCQRYGMGAMAWSPLAKGMLTGKYRKGGEQPDSLRAKYFPKAMSDEASLDAVERLIPLAENAGLSLTHMALAFVVTHPAITSALIGPRTPKQLDDLLAGAEVQLSNEILDRIDEIVPPGVDVAPLEGAAYVPPAIAQSSLRRRPLTERAAVVDSEQREN; from the coding sequence ATGCAATATCGTCAACTTGGCCGTACCGGCATCCAGGTCAGCCCCTACTGCCTGGGCACGATGATGTTTGGGAGAATCGCCAATGCTGATCACGATGAATGCGTCGGCATGATCCACAAGGCAATCGATTTCGGCATCAATTTTATCGACACCGCCGATGCTTATCACCAGGGCGAGTCCGAGGAAATCGTCGGCAAGGCACTGAAGGGGCGGCGAGACGATGTCGTGCTTGCCACCAAGGCGTCTCTCCCGATGGGGGACGACCCCAACCGCCGGGGTGGGTCGCGGCGTTGGCTGACCCGCGCGGTCGAAGACTCGCTGCGCCGCTTGCAGACCGACCACATCGACCTTTATCAGATTCATCGGCTGGCGCCGGATACCGATATCGAGGAAACGCTGTCGGTTCTCACCGACCTGATGCGCGAGGGCAAGGTGCGCGCCATCGGTGCCTCAACCGTTCCTGCTTCCGCCATCGTGGAGGCGCAATGGGTCGCCGAGCGACGCGGGCTGGCGCGTTTCCGCACAGAACAACCGCCCTACTCTATTCTCAACCGTTCGATCGAGCGGGAGGTGCTGCCCACCTGTCAGCGTTATGGCATGGGAGCGATGGCGTGGAGCCCGCTGGCTAAGGGTATGCTCACAGGCAAATACCGCAAGGGCGGAGAGCAACCGGACTCTCTGCGCGCGAAATATTTCCCCAAGGCAATGTCCGACGAAGCCAGCCTCGACGCTGTCGAGCGGCTCATCCCGCTGGCCGAAAATGCGGGCCTGTCGTTGACCCACATGGCACTGGCCTTCGTCGTGACGCATCCGGCGATTACATCCGCCCTCATCGGCCCCCGCACGCCTAAGCAACTCGACGATCTGCTCGCTGGCGCGGAGGTGCAGTTAAGCAATGAAATCCTCGACCGGATCGACGAGATCGTCCCGCCGGGCGTTGATGTGGCGCCGCTGGAAGGAGCGGCCTATGTCCCGCCGGCGATCGCCCAGTCATCCCTGCGGCGGCGTCCTCTCACTGAGCGGGCGGCCGTTGTGGATAGCGAGCAGCGGGAGAACTGA